The nucleotide window CGAGGTGATATAGTTTAATAACGTCTTATTATTGCTATAGGCCTTGTGTTCGTTTACGAGCCAACCTACCTGATGAGTAGCAATTGTTGTGCTCCAATgactatgtgcgtgtgtgtgtgtgtgtttgtgcgggtgttttggtgtgtgtgtgtgtgtgtgtgtgtgtgtgtgtgttttggtgtgtgtgtgtgtgtgtgtgtgtgtgtgtgtgtgtgtgtgtgtgtgtgtgtgtgtgtgtgtgtgtgtgtgtgtgtgtgtgtgtgtgtgtgtgtgtgtgtgtttgtgtgtgtgtgcttgtatgtggttgtgtgtgcgggtattttggtgtgtttgtgtgtgtgtgggggggttgggttgaTAATAATAGGCTAGTCGATTCtataatataaatatctatCATAGATAATAGTCATGATTCATTATTTATGGGAAGTGTATTTTTATAAATGTTGGAAATCTATGTTGACTAATAGTGATCAATATTCCCATATTTGAAATGCACATTACACAAATGTGTATTATATTTAGGGATGTTCCATGTGTTATTTTATAGGGCTTATGTCAATGTGTGAACAAATCATTCGTAACCCAGTTAAAAAAAGTATACTTATTGTTAAGAACAAGACGTTTCTACTTTGCTTTGCTGCCTCTTAATTTTATTTTGCAGACACGTTGAATTCATATCGTCCACATGAATGATTTACCCGCCCCGTCTCCTCCAGGGCCCATGAGCAGAGCACTGTCGCAGGTCCGCGGCCTGAAACCCCAAACCACCCATTAGTAAATGAGTTCTGTGTGTCACTGCTCGGTCTCCGAGTCGGAGCCCGTGGATCACGTTTCCTTATCTGCTCCGGGATTTGAAATCTGATTCTCGGGCAATATGTTAAGGATCATAGCCGGGTCTGGAAAATGTGCTTTACTGCAAAAACGTATTTTAGAATGATTTGATTGCATCGAGTGATGCCAATAGACCTTCACTCAGAGATGagggtgttgttgttttttggtgtcAGCCACCTGGAAAAACAAGCggatggaaagagagacaggctggGCATCTCCACTCTCCGAATCAAAGACAGTTCAACTCCACGTGTTCTCATCTGCATACAAGCCTGTTATTCTTTATTAATCCTAAATCAGGGTTAAGGCCGTGGGGCATTAAGGAAAACCTACCGGACTGGTCATTCGATTCTATACATTTTAATTTGCGTGAAACAATGAATGTGTGTCTCCATTTGcccaaaaatattttattagGATGGGTtcgttctgttttttttaaattcatgGCTTACATTTGTAGATTCAATAATCAACGCATTAACATTCCTGAAGGCCTCCATAATTCGCTCCAGTTGTTGTGATTCATATCGACATGTGATTGGATGTTCGGAGTGATGCTGCGggctcccttcctcctcctcccagtctgATCCGCAGAGCCTCGACAAATGAGCTGTCTGATGAGCGGGGCTCCAGTTTCCCTAATATCTCTAGCACATTGCGGAGGGCCTTCTCCTTTAACCCGAGAAGCCGGGGGGACGGGCCCTCCGTCTCAGGTCGGGATCACTTCAAGATGtgggtctctccctctctctgcccccggGCCGAGGGGGATGACGGCCGGCGACAGACCCGCACCACAGCCCCGGTGGACggcaacagagagacagacaaaagaCGAACTCAAAACACCAGAAAACAGTCCATAAAAACGTCACATTCAAAAGACCACGTTTACTATTATACAGCTtattaaaaaaagggaaaaaaggaaaatgtaGCTCCGCAGACAAGACGTGGTCCATTAAAGTAGGCCAAAGCAGATGTTTTTCTTGCTGTATCTAAATCAAAATGCTGTGTCAGCTGTGGGCCACAGTTTGGGGGATGAACTTTAAAAGGACTTGGAAAGgtaacattttccatttcaatTTCATTGCGATTGCGTTTAAGGCAAGTCACGAGAAATGATGTCTTTATTCTACTAAAAATCTGGAAATTGTTAATACAATTCTGTAAAATATTTGACATCTTTAGAAATTAATTAAGTCTCTTACCCGCATTTATTTCCTCTAAGGTAATTAATTATATGCTCATATTTGAAATGAATTAATAATTCGAAAATTAAAATTTATCATATCATCACAACTTTTTGGATCTACCTAATTCTGCTGTAGGTTAATATCTCAAATCTAAGTCTATCAAAGCCGCAGTCAGGTGTTATTCCATCAAGGCCCCTCGAAGGGCCCTGCTTTCTCAAAACAAAACTGTTGACGTGAGTGAGTTAAATGAAATTGGAGCTGCAATTATCAGCTTAACAGAGCTTCCTGTCATGTTGGAAAATTAGACCTGGTACAAGTGTGCTGGGGTTGGcccccatcaccatcattaCGCATTTCCTCCGAGGGCCACCTCCACAAATATGCAATCATGGCCCCGGCTCTTACAGTAGGAGGACTCTTCGCGAAATAGGCCTCAGGGCACATTGACGCAGACAATATTTCgacatttattttgttatataGCCAGAAGAACAAATAAGAAAACAATTGAGAGAACCAACTCGTAAACAGGGCGACATGTGAGCGTTTTAATGGGCTGCGTTCCAACTCGGGTCCGGCTGCAGAGAGAGGGCGCCAGGCGGTAGACAACCTTACTGATGCCCCGTAGATAAGACTAATAAAACACGAGTCTTTAAATAAACACAGAGCACGAAGCCCTacattatgttatttttcaaaaaacacaatttaaaaaCTATGATGCAATAAATAGGACATTTGTTGGTCATTTATCTTTACCACGTTAAACGGCCCTTTTATTGATGAAAGTCAATGAAAAAGCTTCACTCGTCATGTCGGAGCCGTGCTGGTGTTGCTCCTGTTTGCGGTGCGTTCTGGGAAATATCATCGGTCCGGCATTGTGTGGGCATGATGCAGCCGTCCAGCTGGTGCCTCTCAGCTATCCCATTTCAACTAGATGTGTgtaggttctctctctctctctctctctctctctctctctctctctctctctctctctctctctctctctctctctctctctctctgtctctgtccctctctctttctctctctccgccccctcccctctttttctttccccccccccccccccccccccccccacacacacacacacacacacacacacacacacacacacacacacacacacacacacacacacacacacacacacccagacccaGTGTGCAGTGTAATAAAACACGTGTACGGGGGCGGCCATTGCATTGAGGCTCAGACCATTAGCTCACATATGGTAGACGTTGTCCTTATTGGGCAGAACCGAGCCAGTGAATCTCACCAAGTCGTATCTTTCTCTTCCCAGGCTGCAGGATGATGGACTGGACATGTGTGCATATATCCtcgtattttttttcttcttttcttcctctccctctggcAAGAACGGCTCAATTATCAGAAgagggaggtgggtgggtgggggtaaGGGCGGAACCCACAAATGTAACTGACATTTATTTGGTGGCCGCTGCGTTCAAGAGCTCACTCTGCTCTGTGCGTCCACCGTGGAGCCGCGGTCACGCTCTGGCCTCAGAGAACCTCTGTTGATGTAagagaggagcgggggggctTCTCCTGggccaggggagaggggagcgagGTAGTGGAGGGTCTGGCCctcgccccccagcccccccccccccccagcgaccCCTGGCCTCTCATTAGTGGGACGCGGAGCAGAGTAGAACGGCGCCCGGCGGCTCTGGTTACATGCGGCTTGCAGTCTGCTGCGTCGCATTAAATGTCAGCTTTGAAACCGTCTCAAAGATCAGAGGTCAGCGTTTTTAATAAGACCCGGGTTCTGGAGGGGTAAGGGTAGGAGActgggtggtggaggcggtggtggaggtggtggaggtggtggaggtggtggttgtaagggggtagtggtggtggtggtggaggtggtggtggaggtggtggtggtggtggtgatggtggtggtggtgatggtggtggtggtgttggaggtgctgGAGTtgttggtagtggtggtggtggtgaaggtggtggtggtggtggtggtggaggtggtggtggtggaggtggtggtggaggtgaaggtgggggAGGTGATGTTTTTCTTCTGGTTTTAAGGTGGTCTGTTTGCACGCGTGGGACTAGCATCCCTGACTGGCGCAGCAGTCCTCACCTGGTCTTTCTATTCAATCATCCAGTAATATAATCAATTAACAAATGATAAATCAAATATTATAAATGCATGAATGAATCATTACAATCAAGATAATATTTAGAACAAACGTTAACTGTTCCAGCAGAAGGTGCTGCACCTTAggccgccccccaccccccccggtcCGGTCACCTGACTAGCAGGTAGAACTCAGCCTGGTGGACTGAGCCcacaccgcccccctccccgtgagaccgaggcagcagcagctcctgttGCAAATGGCACATTGTCCCGGACTCCAACAAAGCTGTTTTCAGCCTCTTCAATATTACAGGAGGAGTCACCTGATACCTACCAATCAGCTAATCCAATGCCCATGGCCGCGAGGTCACCTGTGCACAGGTaaccttatccccccccccccctgcctctccctccctcccctccctccctctctccctcccccttctctgtgtgtgtctctcggtGCCCCAACAGCGAGCTCAGACAAACAGCGTCTGTTTATTTGGGTCATCAGTTGGATCACAGTTTCCCAACCCTTCCTATCCCTCGGCCGCAGGTAGAGTTTCCTCCTGGCCTGACTCACTACATGGATTTGGCAACTGAAAACAAGCAATGAAAACTAAaaccgttttttgttttttaattcccCCCCCAATAATTCAGTTTTAAATGCATTTCTATAAGCATCATCAGTTTAGCAACGGAGCAATCCGGCCCGTTTTTGTGCAGTATCCTGCTTTTATTTCGAGAAAAAGCATAAAAACCAAAAACTGTAACGTACAccttatataaaaatatgaaGGTAAGGATAAAACAACATCAAATTCCACATTATTACGAGGGCCGCTTTGGTTCCTCTCCGggtccggctctctctctccagctaatCCCAGGTTTAGTGGCCTGCCCCTGGGGAGCCGTGTTGGGTGGATCGCCTGAATCATGGAGGATCCCCCAAGTCATTTAAACTGTTCAGCCTCGCTCTGGCCGCGGATCCAGTGTCTGTGACTGACAGCACCTCATTTTCGCCTGTTTGgaagtatgcatgtatgtgcctgtgtgtgtgtgtgtgtgtgtgtgtgtgtgtgtgtgtatgtgtgtgtgcctgcaagcCTATATATttctagcatgtgtgtgtgtgtgtgtgtgtgtgtgtgtgtgtgtgtgtgtgtgtgtgtgtgtgtgtgtgtgtgtgtgtgtgtgtgtgtgtgtgtgtgtgtgtgtgtgtgtgtgtgtgtgtgtgtgtgtgtgtgtgcctgcatgcctATATGTttctggcatgtgtgtgtgtgtgtgtgtgtgtgtgtgtgtgtgtgtgtgtgtgtgtgtgtgtgtgtttgtgtgtgtgtgtgtgtgtgtgtgtgtgtatgtgtgcctgcatgcctATATGtttcttgcatgtgtgtgtgtgtgtgtgtctgtgtctgtgtttgtgtgtgtctgtgtgtgtgttattgtgcgtgtgtggtgggtgGTTGGGGTGTTGTTCAGCATTAGGCCGACTGGAAACGACTGGACAGGACTGAGCCCCAGACCCCCCACCCATAAGATGTCTACCTCTGGAAATCTCATTGCTGTTTATTTGAATTACGggggctgagaggagaggaggagagctaaTGAACTCCAGGCCTCTAGGCATGTGCAAGTGATCAGAAAACAGCACTGGGCTCGCTGGATTACTGGCTGCCAGCCGCCCTCCCATCACAGAAACATTTGGCTACATGGCCTCTTAAATGCAGGGAGGACATATGTGTATTGTGTGTCGTAAACTTTGATGCATTACAGAAATATTGAATAACCGAAActataaaaatataaagaaagTGCCATGGGATACAGATGATAATGCACTTGTGAGAAAAAAGAAATATGtaattttcatatttttataaatataaactttTATTGCAGTATGGACatttagaaaaatacattcACATCATTTCAGATAAACAAAAATTCCAAACTAAGATTTAAAAAAGGGGGAGAAATGACCAATGGTTTTCCAGTATTTCCCGGTGGCTCTTTTTCTGTAAGGATTTCAAAGTAATGCTTCTCATAAATCTTAACAAACTTCTAATTAATAATGAGAAAGATCAGAGAAAATGAACGATCATACTATCAATATTTGTAACTAGGTAGTAAATTCTACATAATTAAATTACTCTCTATATTTTACTCATGgtcaatattttttattaaggGTTCAGATTAATTGCAATTATAATAACACCTCCATGATTAAAATTGTTTGGGCTTTTTGAAATAAACTCATGACTGCATTCTTATCTGAgaaataattaatttaaaaagttGGTTGAGAGTTGACTTGATATTACTGCATTAGTACAGTCCTTCAACCAACTAGGAAGAGAGCTTCCTCCCCACTCAGTAAGGGGAACACAGTATGGATGAGTCAGAGCTACATATGTTGGCCATAGGGTTGAAATGTTCTCTTATGGTCATGTATTTAAGTACTTTCAGAAGCACTAGACAACTTTGACAAATGGGGTTCACATTCTCACGTCTATCCCTGGCAGCCCAGAAATGTGCCTGTGGAGCAATAGCTTGAGTCTCCAGCGCTGTGATGTCATTCCCTTTACTTCTACCCAGGGCTGATCACATTtgcatacaaataataattaagAAAAGAACAAAGGCACGAATATTTCACGACATCagtgtgctgttttttttttgcaacgGGACATATGTAGAGTCAGAGGATacaacatccacccacacacgtaGTTGTGTCTACTCCAACCGGGCTCACTGCTGCTCACTCTAGCGCCTTACACGTCCCTAGACACACAGCAGATCGCTTTGGGCTATTTGGAAAAATatcttttatgttttattaacaATTTGAGAGACACAGCAAAATGTAACATGACAGCTTTGTCAAACCTAGATAACATACTTTGAGCTGCAGGATTATAAACAATAGACGGTGAAAAAGCGATCAAATGTTAGTCTGACCTTTTGATCACATTTCATTTCTTGGTCTCGCCAGTTACTCTTTGGATCTTGAATGAGATTCAGCGAGTTAAATTGCATACATTGGTTAGGGTGTTTGTTTGAGCCGCCTAGCACAATAGAGGGGCTTCTTAAAACAACATACAGTCCCAATCGGTTCAAGTGTCATCATGGTGGAGTGAACACCAATACGGAACGATGCAACAGGACATTCTGTGTTGCTGAAAGGCACATTCATGttagtttgttgtttttatcaccgttaacatcaacacacaattGATCTTTCCCAGGTGATTCCAAAAGGAACAAAAGGTTGGATTGCCAGTCACTGGAGGAGTTAAGTAATCGAGGTGCTCACTGAGGTAAGACATTGCACAGATCAACAGCATTTTGTGCTAATGCGAGACCtattaccgtgtgtgtgtgtgcagcccttTGGTAAAGCTGTAGTGGTTTAAGCGACTATTTTCATTGAGATGCTTTCACTCTTCCCCCTTCCGAATGACCTTTATGGTTTGACCCGCGTGACGCATTTAGTTTGGAGCCACATCCCGGTCACATGACTTGGGGCGCTCCAACACCTGCTCCGGCACATCACGTTCACTCAACAGGAAGGAGCAGGTGTCGTCTATAAAAATGCACATTTAAAACGAGGCTCAACTTCACGGCGCGAGTAACAGTTGTAACGTTGTGTTTTATGGCTAGAGCTTGAAAAACAATCTAGAGACGAGATAGGAGGCGACACATGCGGGGCTCACAGTGTGAACcaaatgtgcttgtgtgtacgcAGCGCACCGGAAGAGTCCAAGGAACACGATGCCTGCAAATAATTTAACATTTCAAGGAAatgaatggtaaaaaaaaacacacaaacacgcacacacacacgcacacacacacacgcacacacaaacacacacacacacacacacacacacacacaaaagtaaaaAGATTCAGAATTTCACGGACGGGGCTTGGGGGGGAGTGGACGGGAGTGCTTTGCAGAGAggctgcccccccgcccctaaAGGTCGGCCATGTCCTCGTCCATCTGCACTGTCTGTAGCTTGGCCAGCTCCTTCccctccaccgcctccatcTCCCCGCACATGGCCCGCACCATGTCGCTCACCCCGCGCACGCCCTCCCCCTTGCCCTCCGACAGGCTCATGTAGCCGCTGTTCATGGTGGCGGCCAGCAGGTGGGCAGCGCTCGACGGGTACTCTGAgtggggctgcaggtggtgcCCGTTGGGGTCCGTCTGGGCCATGAGGGGGGTGCTGACCGTGAGGGTGGTGTACACCTCCGGCTCGGGGCTGGACGAGCTGACGTTGTGCCGCGGCCGGGGCCCCTCCCCGTGGCCGGGGGCGTAGCTGACCTGCCCGTTGGGGTCCAGGTGGAGGCCGTGGTGGTAGGAGGCgtagcccccgcccccgccctcctGGGGCTCCTTCTTGATGGAGGCGTGGCTGCCACCGCCGCCCATGCTGTACAGCACGGTGCTGTGGTGCAGCGGGGCCATGCTCAGCTTGTCCTGCTGCTGGAAGGAGTcctcggaggaggagctgacgTTGTTCAGCGGCATGTtacctggagggtgggggggggggggggggggggcagggacacCATCAGTCGTAGCACACCTAGCATAACGCCATAATAACACGTCGCACTTGGATCAGGAGTCTCTTCCGCTGACGCTCGATGACGCACCTTCTCTGTGAGCAAGTCTAACGAGCAGCAGGACCCCTTCATGGCTGCTGTGTGTCTCACACACTTAGCGGTATTGGGGTTTGACCTTGGGGAACCCTGAACgcttcggggaggggggggggggggaggtggctaTGGTTAAAGCCCGCCAAGGAACAACATAAAGGTTTATTTTCCCTAAATCTCCCTGATTATTTATCGGTGTGTACGCTCTCTGCTTCATGTCAGAGTAAGTGCTGTAGGTCTGCTGCCCCCATGAGTGCCTCTCTTGGCCGGCTGATTGTATGAAACACATTCCCCTCCGCCAGGTCTGGAAATCAAGAGTGTAATGATGATGAGTGATGCTGACTGGAGATCCTGGATTCTATTCCTCTCCCGGGCTTAGAAGGGACCACCGTTGTGGTcgattgtgtatgtgtttgtgtccgcatgggaatttgtgtgtgtgtgtgtgtgtgtctgtccatgtgttttatatgcagtAACTTGGGCTCAGGCCCAAACACAAACCAGCCAAGACCAAATCAGCTCTGAGCTATCGGCTGACTGTTGTGTTTGCAACATTAAACGGAAACTCTGTACGAAGGCTGTACTGGGCCTGGCGTTAGCTCCGACCCCGGGCTTAAAGTGTGTATAAAATATGCATAAACAAAGTGGGACTTTTGATCCATCAGTGGGAGACCGGTGGGTGGATGCCACTGAGCTGTACCCACGCGTCGGCCATGTTTCCTGGAAACCCACCTTGTgctatggaggaggaggaggaggaggctgaggggaGCTGCAGGGGAGGAAGACCCACGTCCCGGTCCAGCAGCGTGGCTCTGTCCCCGTCCGACCCGGCACCGGGCCCCCCCACCAGGCCGTAGCCCCCCATGTGGAGCCCGCCCGACGAGGAGCTGAAGGTCAGCACGGAGGCGCCCCCGTTCTGGACCCCCCCCATGCcgtggaccccctccagcttCACGTCCCCCCCGCTGCCGCAGCCCGCGGAGTAGGGGCTGTACTGCAGGTTCGAGTCCTCGGGGGACCCTCCCAGCCCCTTGTCCTGTCCCTGTTGCCCCATCTGCATGTCCATCCCGGGGCAGCCCAGCAGCACCCCTCCGTTGGGCCGCAGCGGGCTGAAGGCCAGCGGCTGCAGGCCCAGGTTCAGCCCGTTGAAAAGGATGTTCCCCGGGCCGTGGAGGTACGGCGAGCCGCCGGTGTGGAAGGCGCCGCCGTTGCCGTTGCCGCTCCCCAGGCCCCCGTTGTAGAGGCCGCCACTGCCCGAGTGGGGGGGCATCTTGATGTCCCCGATCTGCTGGATGACCACGCCGCCGCCGTCCAGGGACCCCCCGTGGAGGGGGGCGTTGCCGTGGGTGATGGTCCCGTCGGAGGAGTtggagaggggacggggggagagCTCCTCCTGGCCTTTGCTGGACTCGTCCTCCGTGCTGTGGTTCCCATCCGACTCACTGAAACATGgcggacagagggagggagagccggTCAAAACAACGCTCTGAGGAGGCTCTGAGACGCCTCTAGCACGGTAggtttacattaacatttagggcgacgatttcatccaaagtgacttacaatcagtacgtttgtcagaagaaaagGATGCTGACGATGAGATATTACTCTTTCTATAAAGAATATACACAATGCAGATGTCCCATCGTCGTCCAACAGGCTGAGCTGTTAGAAG belongs to Gadus chalcogrammus isolate NIFS_2021 chromosome 5, NIFS_Gcha_1.0, whole genome shotgun sequence and includes:
- the six4a gene encoding homeobox protein SIX4a, with amino-acid sequence MSSSLREVTTANDIKKENVKSDKGECIKLLALDTAELSMERSATSHPDTVHGDLLVSASSSLAFSPEQVACVCEALQQGGNVDRLARFLWSLPQSDLLRGNESILKAQALVAFHQARYQELYSILENHSFSPSNHSALQDLWYKARYTEAEKARGRPLGAVDKYRLRRKYPLPRTIWDGEETVYCFKERSRNALKDLYKHNRYPSPAEKRNLAKITGLSLTQVSNWFKNRRQRDRNPSEAQSKSESDGNHSTEDESSKGQEELSPRPLSNSSDGTITHGNAPLHGGSLDGGGVVIQQIGDIKMPPHSGSGGLYNGGLGSGNGNGGAFHTGGSPYLHGPGNILFNGLNLGLQPLAFSPLRPNGGVLLGCPGMDMQMGQQGQDKGLGGSPEDSNLQYSPYSAGCGSGGDVKLEGVHGMGGVQNGGASVLTFSSSSGGLHMGGYGLVGGPGAGSDGDRATLLDRDVGLPPLQLPSASSSSSSIAQGNMPLNNVSSSSEDSFQQQDKLSMAPLHHSTVLYSMGGGGSHASIKKEPQEGGGGGYASYHHGLHLDPNGQVSYAPGHGEGPRPRHNVSSSSPEPEVYTTLTVSTPLMAQTDPNGHHLQPHSEYPSSAAHLLAATMNSGYMSLSEGKGEGVRGVSDMVRAMCGEMEAVEGKELAKLQTVQMDEDMADL